A genome region from Natronosalvus rutilus includes the following:
- a CDS encoding Gfo/Idh/MocA family protein: MTERAIGYVGLDHHHAEPYLQTLDALQAKATVTCACEPNPAFDPSTVASLGDVPVYDSLETLLAAESVDTIFLTLPNRDTPNAIERALDSGVDVYTEKPAARQVADLEPVLERAASADETVCVSYPWQSHPIARDLRGLVEDRFFGDVRAFEARYVASQLSFRDTDHFIFDPDASRGGILQWLGIHWLQLIDYLLEEPIVRVNANMASGTEGVAVEDVATLQLETAGGAIGTLHCGYHLGEGVYDTRIDLYGSDGRSSWDPMGREFGFEGETTLELDDVSGEWASTPHRTITHEYDPAPGYGGSWGKDFVEEFFEACDGKRNPPVTLEDAVAVLRILDAAYESTETGEWIDVDTDGSVT, translated from the coding sequence ATGACGGAGCGAGCCATCGGCTACGTCGGCCTCGACCACCACCACGCAGAGCCCTACCTGCAGACCCTCGACGCGCTTCAGGCGAAGGCGACGGTGACGTGCGCGTGCGAACCGAATCCGGCTTTCGATCCGTCCACCGTCGCCTCTCTCGGCGACGTCCCCGTCTACGACTCGCTCGAGACATTGCTGGCGGCCGAGTCGGTCGATACGATCTTCCTCACTCTTCCGAATCGCGACACGCCCAATGCCATCGAACGAGCGCTCGACTCCGGGGTCGACGTCTACACGGAGAAGCCAGCGGCCCGCCAGGTCGCCGACCTCGAGCCCGTGCTCGAGCGGGCCGCGAGCGCCGACGAAACCGTCTGCGTGTCGTATCCGTGGCAATCACATCCGATCGCTCGAGACCTCCGTGGGCTGGTCGAGGACAGGTTCTTCGGCGACGTCCGCGCGTTCGAGGCGCGCTACGTCGCGTCGCAGCTGTCGTTCCGGGACACCGATCACTTCATCTTCGACCCGGACGCGAGTCGTGGCGGCATCCTCCAGTGGCTCGGCATCCACTGGCTCCAGCTGATCGACTACCTCCTCGAGGAACCCATCGTACGCGTCAACGCGAACATGGCGTCAGGTACCGAGGGGGTCGCTGTCGAGGACGTCGCGACGCTCCAGCTCGAGACGGCCGGGGGTGCGATCGGCACGCTCCACTGCGGCTACCACCTCGGCGAGGGCGTCTACGACACCAGAATCGATCTGTACGGAAGCGACGGTCGCAGTAGCTGGGACCCGATGGGGCGGGAGTTCGGATTCGAGGGCGAGACGACGCTCGAACTCGACGACGTGAGCGGCGAGTGGGCCAGCACGCCCCACCGGACGATCACCCACGAGTACGACCCGGCCCCGGGCTATGGCGGATCGTGGGGCAAGGACTTCGTCGAGGAATTCTTCGAGGCTTGTGACGGAAAGCGCAACCCACCGGTCACCCTCGAGGACGCTGTCGCGGTCCTCCGCATTCTCGACGCCGCCTACGAGTCCACAGAGACGGGCGAGTGGATCGACGTCGATACCGACGGGTCCGTGACGTAG